GAAAACTTATCAGGAGTTGGGAGGGAGACCTCCAGTGTCATTGTGATGATCATGtatggagtgagtgcatacaatCTGTACATTCATTATTTCTTAATAACAgattaaagaaacacaatatAACATTTTACATAGACAGTATAGAACGCCtacttttctaaataaaattgATCCGAGTAAGTCATCACAATGTACTAAATGTAAATCTGCGGCAGGGACCTACTTGCAATGTCTTTGGACTTGCTCAAAAATTTCAAAATTCTGgctctgtgtaacaaaagaatTAAAGGGtatatttaaaagcagaatacaAAAAGATCCAGCTCAGTGTTTATTGGGGCTGCCAACTCTGAACAAATgtccagataaaaaaaaaatataaactatGTAAATTATTGTTCTTggcaagaaaatgtatttttttcaacTGGATCAATAAAAAACCACCAACAATAACTCAGTGGTATAAAGAAATCTTTAGACTCTTACCAATGGAAAGACTGTGTGCAAAACTAAGTGGTAATGACAATATCTTTTTGGATATATGGCGCCCTCCAATGGATTACTTACCTGATGATCTGAGGGAAACTATAGTGAGAGGGGCAGCCCCGCTCCAATGGCAGGTTGGGTTTGTCAGGACAAATGTGTAAATGGCTGGTAGACCCAATTATTTACCATACTCTATTAGTTTTCCTTTTACATGTCTCAGACTGCTTATTGTGTTGCCtttgttggtgttgttgttttttttttatatcaaaaaatcagaataaagagataaatttaaaaaacaaacaaaaaaaaacttgtggTACTTGAACTTTTATGCTCATTAGACCATTATGATATGCTGTCAATCTGTCTTTTGAATTCTCCTATGAAGCAGAAAAATAATATTCTCAGCTTCAGGCTCTGTGTGCGCTCACACAAAAAGAGGTGTTTTGTGGGTCATGTGACTCTgcttctgtatgaaatgatcccTTTGAGTGCCAAATACTCCAGTCAGAGATGACATCAGATGatgataaaattattaaaattattaaaaatctCTAAAGAACATAAAACCTCAAGAATAAACTCTTAAATAAGGcacagaaaatcattaatcttgAAATTTATTGTAAAGAGCCCTTATCTCCAGTTAATAATTTAATCACTTTGTGTAGTCTCggtgctgctgtttatttctaagGAGACGGCTGCATGTTAGAGCTCAGACTCCAAGCTGGATCAAATTCAGCGTTAAATGTCATGGTCTCAAAGCCTAATAAGAGACATGGAAATAACTTTAGTTTGTTGCAGATTTAAGTGAAACTAATTTGATTGTGTGAATAGGCATTCTTGGTGTGTGTTCTTCTATTCCATCAGTGTAAAGGATTGCTAACACTTTTTAACACGACCAGCGAATAAGATGCAAGTACCCCGCACTTACGTGCAATTTGCAGATTTGCTGGCAACAATGTTGGTTTTTGCAAGAAATGATGAAACAAGTACCCTGTGCTTTGTGGGGCACGGGTTGTGTTATTGTCTAACTAAAAAAATGTTGCACGAAAATTGCACTTAATTACAGGGTACTTGTAGTCTaacagtgtaattattttattgtttcctgCAAAAACCTGACTTGGTACACAACTTTGCATGTAATTAAAGGCTACTTGTGCCTTAGTTGTGGGTGCTACAGTGTAattgtttcattgtttcacAGGTGACTCCATAATATGGCTCGCATTCCAGAAAGTGCAGGGTACTTACAGTGTACTTCTTTCATTATTTCCTGCAAAAACCTGACTTGTTGCCCACAAAATGCACTTAAGTACAGCATACTTGCACCATATTTGTAGTTTGTGTTATAAAGTGTTGCCAAAACATTTATACCTTTTTTGTATTGCCAAATTAATACATGCACATTCCAGTGACAATAAAGGGGTCAGTGGTTTTAGTAAGGTACAGCATAacttacatttattaaaaaaaaaaaattgccttGCAAAGGCTCTATAAAGCACCCCAAAACATActgcaaataaattaaaaaataaataaacaaatgagaaACCAAGACCAGATTGTGTTCAGTGTAAGTTGATCACTGTGACTTGAAATTGCAAATAATTCTGGTTTAAGGTATGTTATGCTTTGCCTTCATACTTTTCATACTCTTGAACCCACATTCATCTTTGCTATAAAATCTATACTTTCAAATCCTAATCAAAAGTACATATAATTCAAAGAACTCACGATTTGTAGTTGATGACTGTGTTGATTGCATCTCTAAGATCTTCAGCCGTCATGAAGTTCACATTGAGAATAACTGCAGCTCCTTTTTCTTTCATATGGACCATGTTGTCTGGCTGGTCAGCAAACATGGGGATGCCCACAATGGGAACGCCGTGGTAGATGGCTTCGTAAATCCCATTTGTACCTCCATGAGTGATGAAAGCTCTAGCTTTAGGGTGACCTAAGACATGTCAAATAACCATGAAACATCTGGAGTAGGATTTTTACACTTGGACAGCAAAAAGGTTTCAATAAACCTGAACAAGTGCTTCGAGCTGATTTGagtctttaaaatataaaaaaagtcTTAGTTGGCAGTGTTACTGTGAACTTTACCGTAATGATGAGAGCTTTAGTTTTAGGGTGACCTAAGACATGTCAAATAACCATTTAACAAACCATTAAACATTTAGTTACTTATTGCACACGTGGACTACTTGGGGATGTCAATAAACGTGAAGAAGCAATTTAAGCTGAAATTTAACTTGCATGTTAAATAGACATCTGTTATAGTGGAACAGCTTGGAGAAAATGAACTAAACAAAGCAGGTTAGCGCAGCGTGCAACACATAATCATGATTTCATCTGTGAGAAAATCATATTTCATCCAGTTCTCCttgtttttaatataagaaATGCTCACAGCCTCCAATAATAAATTTGATGTTGAATGTGGCAAAATAAGCTCTAGGTatagttaaaaaaatacaaaagtttttaaaagttttgtaGAAAACATTCTGTTTAGTGTGCAGTGTAAATTTGCCATCTTTGTGGAATCTGTTTTTGCTAAGAtaactttttatggaatcagcGTTTCTATACTGCCCATCATCTATTGATCCGTTATTCATCTGTGATTGGTACCCACATTACTTACCCAGGAGGTCATTCTGAGGGATCCAGTCATATATTTTGGTGTTGGCACCCAAACTTTCTGGCTTTTCTCCTCTATATCTCCACAGCACCTATAAACAGTAAGACATTTCTTAGCTAACATGATTGTTTTTTTAGTATGCtagttttatattgtaatgtaattTTTCAACAGTTGAAGGGTAGGGGACATCTCAAGACTTGTCATTAGAAATCATCAACCGCAGACAAAATCTGACTTTTCACACCCTGTATGGGAACAACTGAGGGATGTAAATTGGAGATGGCTGATTCTCACAAAGAACATGGAGCCTAAAATGTCCACAGTCTgcaatgtcattaaaaaaatggtAGTTTTGGTAGTTCTGGTAGTTAGAAGTCGAGCACTCTGCAACTGGTTAtctgaaacatgaaaaactacTCCGTGCTTTACACAAATTAATTACAGCTGGCACAAACATTATCCTCTGACCTTTTGTGGGATCTGAGCGAGGCCCGAGGCTATCATGTTTGCCTTCTCTTCAGTGACGTTGTTGATCATGGATCCTAAAGTGAAGATCACAATGCCATCATCTCCAGAACTCTGCACAAATTCCTCCAGATCCTGCAACAAGTCGAATATTATCCCACTGCCAACAACCagctgttttctcatttttgttcaacATTTTGAGGGCTTCACTGCTCCTGGCAGGAATATTCTGTGATGTAATTATTAATCAGATGGTAATAGTTGAGTGTCCTTACCTCTGGTAAAGGTTTAGCAGGTCTGCAGTGGATCCCACCAACATATTTGAAGTTGGGGAGGAAAGGACGAGGGAATTCAAAATCCCAGTAGGTTCGGATTAACCAGATGTCTGCTTTACTCATCAActcacaggctctggtgggagTTCCTGTTGCAATGCATAAGTAAAGGACATTAACGTATCACCAATAGTTCATACAGGACATATTTTCTTAATCAGATCTGATGGGATATTAAAACACTGCATTTAAATCTTTAGaaaattttaaatagttttataaATCAGTGCTTCATGTCTATTTGCTCACCTTTGACATCAGAGTAATATCTGTCTAATACGTTCCAAAAAGTGTGATCAATCACGATGTCTTGAAGAGCGTAGAAGAGAAAGTTCCACACTCTCTCTGAGAAGTCCATCTTATCTGTGAGTTTGCTCATGGCACCGGGAACAAAGGATGGTGGAGCAGGCATCTGACCACAATGTCTCTCCCAGTTATAAGCTACAGAGAAGCGCAAGGAGAAGACGAGTGGGATTCCCAAAATATCTGCTACTAAGTCACTGCCAGGGTAGAGGGGGTCAGCCAAGAGAAGGTCGTAATTTCCTTCTTTCAACTTCTTCATGACGACTTCTGATTTCACCACACCGTCCAAATACTGGATAGAAAACTGCAGGTCAGTTTTCATTATGTCAATGAATCTGATGTAGAGCTCCAAGTAGTTCATATAATCAATCTCGTATATGGAGAATCGGAGGAACTCTTCTAGGAACTCTTCCATAGCCTCCAATGAGAAAGAGGCGTTGAAGGGCTCATAACGAAAGCGGGCGGGTTCATTGGTGTTCATGTACATTGACGAGCTCGGGACCAGTACAGTCACCTGGTGTCCCCTGTCAACCAGCTTCTCCAGAACAAGCTTCATGTTTATCCAGTGGCTGCCTTCGGTGTACCACACCAAAACGTTCCCTCCGTTTGCACTCCATGTCGCACAAAGGACCAACAGGATGcaggcagagagacgcagatCCATGGTGTATGAGTGTCAGCAGGAAAACCAGCTGTGGTCTGATCCTTTGTAGAAGTATCACAGGAAAGATAATTATTAACTCAAAGTTAAACTCTGACTCACTTCTTTCTGTACAGTATTGCTCATTTCACAATGGGTTAAAAGTTAATGCCAATAAAGTTGACAGTACTGAACCGGTATGAGAAATCCACTAAGAAATTAGTAAAGATGTCAGAGCTCGACGTTGTTAGTCGGGGAGAGACGGAGTGAAGTAATGCAAAACAATGGTCATTTCAACTGTATAGGCTTGGACACTGTTGCATAATCTGAGGAAGTTGTGGGTGCCTGTGCAACTGTTTCCATGCATGCCACTGAAACACAAAGGAGTCAGGATTGTTAGGATTCAAACAAGCTGTAACCCCATTGGTGATCTGACTCTGCCAGTGTTGAGGTTCAAGGTTAAGCCAATATTTAAAAGGTGATGGAGAGTTATCATTCACAACATATCTGGTAAAATAATGGAATtgataaaagtttattttacagTCTGTGTGATGATCTCTCCAGATTTTTTGAGGAGAATGTGAAGGATGAAGTTGAAGTGCcctgaggcaactgctgttgtgatttggcactatttaaataaaactgaattcaattGAAATCACTTTGCCAAGAGAGGTCCAAAAGATCCTGTTGAGTTTGGTGAGTCCTGACTCCATTCTAACTGGATACAGCcttaaaacaaacttgtgtTTAATCAAATTTACctttcagcttctttttttatatttattaatacaCAGCCATTTTCACATCTGTCAGTTACAATCCTTACTAAACTTTGATACACAAGAAAAAGATATGAAACCACCTGGATATTTGAAACCAGAAGCATGCATGCTTGTCACATCTGAAGACGGCACTCTGAGTGCTTGTCAACGAAATTTCCCCCCCTGACCTCACCTTTTATATAAGGTGATAAGATACAAGATACAACATGCCAAACACAATTACCTGCCTGAGAGCAACAGATATTGAAACGGCATCATGCTCCTGTGGTCTTGTCCTGCAGAGTCGGAATTAATTGATTATGAGTCATTTCTGGGCAGAAGTGTAAAAATATACAGTAATGTTTGAGACAAAAGGAATCTCACTTTATTTCTCTCAGTCTTAACGAATTTCAATTTAACAATCTTAACTGTACTATTTGTAATGTCCCTAACCAAAGTTTGCCTACAACTTTCACCACCACATGGCAACTGGAAAGTCTTGATGTAGCTACCCGCCCCTTTCTTGAAGTAGTAACAAATATTAAAGGATTTGCGACTAAGCTAATCAAATAGCTTAATTCTATATCATattttttatatgaaaaatctctcaaaaacattttaaaacctgTTTGGAGTGTCATCAACACTTACATATTCGTAGACATCAGCCTCTTCTATCAGTCTACCAGAAATGTTGTTAATCGAGGATCATTTTTACTCTTGAAGAGCTATcgtgtttggggtttttttcataGGAAatgagcatggtgtctttctgGGAGACTCTAGTGGTGATGAGAGCCTCCTTCAAGCTGTTTCAGTTATTGTATGCTGTCCCATTGACTAAAAGACTGGTACTTCCTCTACCTCTCCATTGTATTTCCTACACCTTTCAGGGCAGAGTTAATGCTGTATCTACTCACAAGTAGTGAAAGTACTGCTGGCTCTATTTCACATTAAATTGACATATCTATTGCATAAATGTTTTGGACAGTAAAATGTAGGTTGCTTTTTTTGTAATCAGTAAGAAAAGCTTCCGATGTCTTCTTGTTTACTACAGCTGCTCCACGGGATGGTGGTGGATACGTCAGTGGTCACAAGCTGACCCtcaagaagctcacagctgagTACATCATAATGATCCATTCAAGAGAGTGAGGGGTCACCaccatgaaaatgttttatttgttattacaATATCCTTACAGAGTATTATCTCATGGCTGAGTTAATATTGATCCACATAAAGATAAATCATTATCATACAGTGAAATTTGACTTAAATCACACAGAATCATGATGCAGATATCAGATTTATTGATGAAGATGTTGATTGTCACAGTTCCTAGAttgaattgtttaaaaaaaaaaaaaaaaaagagtaaataaaatatatgcataaataatgaaatgctttttaggaaaatatttctgtatgcattttcaaaaaaacaaaacaaaacaaaaaaacccccaaaaaaaaccccaaaacaaaacaagtttgaaTGTACTGAATTCAATCTGATGTTAGTGTTTtttccaaacaaacaaacaaaaaaccccaaaacaaaacaaaacaaaaaaaaacccaaaacggCCAATCAGTATTTGCTTTTTAATGTTAGATCAACTTCAGGTTCTGTTATGCAAATTAGTGCATCTGTTAAAGTCATTAGTGGTGGTGCTTAAAGAAGAAGATGATGGGAAATTCAACATATATGAAAGAAAGTTTCATGCTGGTAACAAATATTGCCCCAGTCCAACATTCACAGCACCGTTTCAGTTTAGTTGTTATTCagctttcctttttgtctttcctttccTGACAAAACACCTGTGCAAGCAGAAACTGCAGGTCTTGATGAAGATGAATATGAGGAGTAGATCTACGGTGAGGAAGAAGCCCAGGACATCCAGGCTGAGATACTGGTACCAGGTGAGTTCATGGGCCTGGACCCTCAAGTGCTTGGCCCCTTTGTTTCTCAGCGTGAACTCGATCCAGAATACTGCCTCTTCCAGAGCACTCATGGGTCTGTCGTGGTGGATGCTGGACAGCCGCATAGCATTTTCTTTGTACCTGTGAATGTGTATATGGGTTCAAAAAATTTACCTTTGAATTGTTatactttcatttatttatttttttgccagaCAATAAAGGGATGCATTTCAAAACTCTAAAACTGATAACGCCTCAAGTTAAAATTGACATCTAGAGATATTTCAATCATTTTGTGGCCTTTGAAGCTTTTTAGTGGTACTTCAACTATCATGCTCATTAGACCCTTGTTCCTTCATGACCTgctattatccatccatccgtccatcatTTGGACGCTACTATAAGTCACACCCCCGAAAAAAACTTTCAATCATGAACTGTATAAAAAAGATGGAAGCAAAATAAGCTCTGAGACCACTGAGACCACAAGATCATTGGCAGGGGGTTTACTGAGGTTATAGAAGTTTAACCCAGCaaggttttctttgtgttagctGGCTCTGCAAAACTTAAAACCCCAGTTGGAGATGACCGGTATCACGACAATAGTTATGAACTTTCTTTGTTAAGCCAGGCCCTCTGCTTTAGGATCTGTGTGCGCTGAAatacaaatgtgtgttttgCAGGCTATTTGACTCTTGTTCTGCATACTAGAGGTGTTATCTGGTGATAACATGGTCAATAAATTTCTCCAATGAATATAAAGTTGGTAATAAACTGTTGTAAAGAAAACCAGAGATTAATGTtgcaaaaataaagttggctacttcgcggatttcacctacCGCGGATTATTTTTGGAACGTAACTCCTGCGACAAACGAAGGACCACTGTAATCCATATTTATGGTATGTTTTGCTTGGCCTTCATACTTTTCAAGCCCAGATTCACCTTTGCTATAAAATCTATACTTTCAAATCCTAATGAAAAGCACAGATAGTTCAAAGAACTCACGATATGTCATTGATGACTGTGTTGATTGCGTCTCTAAGATCTTCAGTTGCCATGAAGTTCACGTTGAGAATAACTGCAGCTCCTTTAGCCTTCATATGGACCATGTTGTCTGGCTGGTCACCAAACATGGGGATGCCCACCATGGGAACGCCGTGGTAGATGGCTTCATAAATCCCGTTTGTGCCTCCATGGGTGATGAAAGCTCTAGTTTTAGGGTGACCTAAGACATGTCAAATAACCATGAAACATCTGGAGTAAGTTTTTCACACTTGGACGGCAAAATTTCAATAAGCCTGAACAACTAATTTGAGCTGATTTGAGTATTTTTGTAAAAATTCTTAGTTGGCAGTCTTACTGTGAACTTTACCGTCTCTGTGGCATCTGATGTCATTAGGATTATTTCTCATGGCATAAAAGGCAGACATAGATAGAAATAACTGTGATTGGTACCAACTTGACTTACCCAGGAGGTCATTCTGAGGAATCCAATCATATATTCGAGTGTTGGCACCCAAAGTTTCTGGCTTTTCTCCTCTGTATCTCCACAGCACCTTTAAATAGAAagttcattgtttttgtttttattatatttattatagtaCATATATCATATTAATTTAATGTTGGGGTTTTATTTTAgaatacactgctcaaaaaaaagttaaaggaGCAATTTTTAAATCAGGAAAGCATGAAGTTAACTAAACTTACACTGATCTGCTAAGTAGCTGCGGGAGTTGTTAATCAATTAAAAGGTTGTGCAGGTAGTACTTAAATATGTCAAACTGAAAGAAGGTTTgctgtctcccagcacagtgtTCATGAGCATGGAGGAGTTTCTAGTTACATGATAGTTTGGGGAGGTATATCCATGGAGGGATGCATAGACCTACAGACTAGGCAACAGTACTTTTACTGCATTTAGGTATGTGGATAAAATCCTTGGACCCATTTTCAGACTCTACACTGATGCACCGGGCCCTGGGTTCTTCTTGATGCACAACAATACGCAGGCTCATGTGGCAGGAGTATGCTGGCAGTTTCTGGAGGATAAAAGAATGGATAGCACTGACTGTCCCCCACACTGgcctgacctaaatccaatCGAACATCTTTGGGACATTATGTTTCAGTACATCCAACACCAGCAGTTTGCACCTCAGACTGTAAGGATCTAAGTCAGGTGTGGCCAGCTCCAAAGCTGAAACTGGTTAccctaaaacatgaaaaactactCCATGCTTTCAGGGATTGAACAAACTGATTACAGCTGGCACAAAGATTATCCTCTGACCTTTTGTGGGATCTGAGCGAGGCCTGAGGCTATCATGTTTGCCTTCTCCTTGGTGACGTTGTTGATTACGGATCCTAAAGTGAAGATCACAATGCCATCATCTCCAGAACTCTGCACAAATTCCTCCAGATCCTGTAACAAGTCAAAGATTATCCCACCACCAGCCAACCagctgttttctcatttttgttcaacATTTTGATGGCTTCACTGCTCCTGGCAGGAATATTGTGTGATGTAATGATTAATCAGATGGTAATAGGAGTGTCCTTACCTCTGGTAAAGGTTTAGCAGGTCTGCAGTGGATCCCACCAACATATTTGAAGTTGGGGAGGAAAGGACGAGGGAATTCAAAATCCCAGTAGGTTCGGATTAACCAGATGTCTGCTTTGCTCATCAACTCACAGGCACTGGTGGGAGTTCCTGTTGCAATGCATGAACAATAGACATCAACATATCACCAATAGTTCATGCAGGTTGTATTTTCTTAGGCAGGTTTGATGGGACATAAAAACGCTGCATTTAAAGCTTTAGCAGACTTCAAATATTGTtattggtttttttgggggtttttttaaacCTAGTGCTTCATGTCCATTTACTCACCTTTTACATCAGAGTAATATCTGTCTAATTCTTTCCAAGAAAACTGATCAATCACGATGTCTTGAAGAGCGTAGAAGAGAAAGTTCCACACTCTCTCTGAGAAGTCCATCTTATCTGTGAGTTTGCTCATTGCACCAGGCACAAAGGATGGTGGAGCAGGCATCTGACCACAATGCCTCTCCCAGTTATTAACTAAGGAGAAGCGCAAAGAGAAGACGAGTGGGATTCCCAAAATATCTGCTAACAAGTCACTGCCAGGGTAGATGGGGTCAGCCAAGAGAAGGTCATAATTTCCTCCTTTCAACTTCTTCATGACGACTTCTGATTTCACCACACCGTCCAAATACTGGATAGAAAACCGCAGGTTATTTTTCATCATGTCAGTAAATCTGATGTAGATCTCCCAGTAGCTAATATAATCAATCTCATATAGACTGAATTGGAGGAACTCTTCTAGACTCTTCTGTAAAGCCTCCAATGAGAAAGAGGCGTTGAAGGGCTCATAGTGAAAACGGGCAGGTTCATTGGTGTTCATGTACAGTGATGAGCTTGGGACCAGTACAGTCACCTGGTGTCCCCTGTCAATCAGTGTCTCCAGAACAAGCTTCATGTTTATCCAGTGGCTGCCATCAGTGTACCACACCAAAATATTTCCTCCGTTTGCACACGATGTCGCACAAAGTACCAGCAGGATGcaggcagagagacgcagatCCATGGTGTCTGAATCTCAGCAGGAAAACCAGCTGTGGTCTGATCCTTTGGTGAAAGCATTCCaggaaaaataattattaaCTCAATAAAGGTGAACTCTAGCTCACTTCTTTCTGTATTGCATTGGTCATTTTACAATGGGTTATAAAGCAATGATAGTAAAGTTGACAGTACTGAAAAAACAAGACTAATATCTAACTTgtatgagaaataaaaaaaatatgtcagAGCCTGATGTTGTAGGTGTTAgttgaggagagagagagagtgaagtaATACAAAACAATAGTCAAAGTATTCAAAAGGATCCACCTATAAAGACTGCAGTGAtttcagatttctttttaattgtacATAAAAATTCACAACAGGCATGAACAgattattgattattattatgGTCCGATTACTGGGCTTTTCTCAGTCCACTATGAGCAGCACATGGTGACTGCAAGAAgggaaaaaactccctttgtcTCTCTTTAGAATAACCAcctatagatttttaaaatgcttatgAAAAGTAACAACTCTGTAACTAACTTCATGACAACAAGAACAGCGCCTCACCTAAGCAATCACGGTTATTAACAGCCACTATGTAACAGCAGATAGTAATTTCCCTACGGGGaataacacatacacattattacattgggtttttttaaaaacaacaacaacaacaacaacaacaacaacaacttgatGCCTGGAACAGAATTAAAAGGACTGCGGCACCGTCTATAGGCCCAGATGCTCTCCTAAAAATAAGTATCTACAAAACTACTGAAAGGATAGTTAAGGGTAGGACTTAACACTATccgggaaacacacacacacacactcacacaagaGGGCCTTGTGAAGCAGTGCCCACCACCAGGAAGGTCACACTGTCCACCTGATGGCCTAATCCCCCCCCCCGAAGATTACTGGTCAAAGACAACCCTAACCTGGATTGAACTAAGGAACTGAGGTGCTTAACAGTGAGATATTGCAAATCAAACCAATAAAGATTTATTCCAGTCAAAAGATTATCTATATCTTGTGTGTAAGTAAACAATTTCTAAGTTAGCCTGCCATCTGAACCTGACACCAACAGCTCTCTAGAACAAAATCCCCCTCGAAAGAAATTaagttaacaaaaaaacagtaacaaacaataaataaataaagccacgagggaaaaaaacaacaacaagaaagtaAGGAAAACAATCTTCGAGAAGGACAGGCCACCAAAGTTTTGCCGTTATCTAACCTGGATTTAAGGCGTTAAAGTCGGGCCCCTGACGGAGACATGACCGAGAGCCCCAAAAGTAAAGTATAAAGTATCAGTAGGAATGTAACAGCTTGCACAACATGGGCAAAATGTCTCCAAGTGTAGCTTACCAGAGTAAAGCGACGGTGAATACCGACACcagggccctgtttcagaaagccggtttagaaaactcagagttaaaaatgatactcaGGGTTGAGTAACCCCGAACTGTCCAACTCGGAATATTCGGTTTCAGAAAGGCTGATAACAATTAGTTCAATCAACGCGGAGTTGCTTTAACCCCAAGTTAAGCACGCGCACGAGGATACATAAAGCCCTGATTAGTGGAGCACAGATTAAGCGAGGCACCATGGAGACGGAGGGAAAGAAGGCGCGGTCAATCTATTTTACAGCGCTTGAGGCTGAAATTCTGATGGCAGCATATGCcgataacatgcaaattttgcggaaaaaaagtaacacagcctcagctgcaaaagaaagggagcatgcatggcaaaacatagccgacagagtcaatgcg
This region of Pelmatolapia mariae isolate MD_Pm_ZW linkage group LG12, Pm_UMD_F_2, whole genome shotgun sequence genomic DNA includes:
- the LOC134638517 gene encoding UDP-glucuronosyltransferase 2A2-like isoform X3, whose translation is MDLRLSACILLVLCATWSANGGNVLVWYTEGSHWINMKLVLEKLVDRGHQVTVLVPSSSMYMNTNEPARFRYEPFNASFSLEAMEEFLEEFLRFSIYEIDYMNYLELYIRFIDIMKTDLQFSIQYLDGVVKSEVVMKKLKEGNYDLLLADPLYPGSDLVADILGIPLVFSLRFSVAYNWERHCGQMPAPPSFVPGAMSKLTDKMDFSERVWNFLFYALQDIVIDHTFWNVLDRYYSDVKGTPTRACELMSKADIWLIRTYWDFEFPRPFLPNFKYVGGIHCRPAKPLPEDLEEFVQSSGDDGIVIFTLGSMINNVTEEKANMIASGLAQIPQKVLWRYRGEKPESLGANTKIYDWIPQNDLLGHPKARAFITHGGTNGIYEAIYHGVPIVGIPMFADQPDNMVHMKEKGAAVILNVNFMTAEDLRDAINTVINYKSYKENAMRLSSIHHDRPMSALEEAVFWIEFTLRNKGAKHLRVQAHELTWYQYHSLDVLGFFLTIVLLLIFIFIKTCSFCLHRCCVRKGKTKRKAE
- the LOC134639118 gene encoding UDP-glucuronosyltransferase 2A2-like isoform X2; the protein is MDLRLSACILLVLCATSCANGGNILVWYTDGSHWINMKLVLETLIDRGHQVTVLVPSSSLYMNTNEPARFHYEPFNASFSLEALQKSLEEFLQFSLYEIDYISYWEIYIRFTDMMKNNLRFSIQYLDGVVKSEVVMKKLKGGNYDLLLADPIYPGSDLLADILGIPLVFSLRFSLVNNWERHCGQMPAPPSFVPGAMSKLTDKMDFSERVWNFLFYALQDIVIDQFSWKELDRYYSDVKGTPTSACELMSKADIWLIRTYWDFEFPRPFLPNFKYVGGIHCRPAKPLPEDLEEFVQSSGDDGIVIFTLGSVINNVTKEKANMIASGLAQIPQKVLWRYRGEKPETLGANTRIYDWIPQNDLLGHPKTRAFITHGGTNGIYEAIYHGVPMVGIPMFGDQPDNMVHMKAKGAAVILNVNFMATEDLRDAINTVINDISYKENAMRLSSIHHDRPMSALEEAVFWIEFTLRNKGAKHLRVQAHELTWYQYLSLDVLGFFLTVDLLLIFIFIKTCSFCLHRCFVRKGKTKRKAE
- the LOC134639118 gene encoding UDP-glucuronosyltransferase 2A2-like isoform X4, with product MELRLSACILLVLCATWSANGGNVLVWYTEGSHWINMKPVLETLVDRGHQVTVLVPSSSMYMNTNEPSRFHYEPFNVSFSLEAMEEFLEEFLQFNVYEIDYMSYWEIYIRFIDIMKTDLQFSIQYLDGVVKSEVVMKKLKEGNYDLLLADPIYPGSDLLADILGIPLVFSLRFSLVNNWERHCGQMPAPPSFVPGAMSKLTDKMDFSERVWNFLFYALHDIVIDQFSWKELDRYYSDVKGNILVWYTDGSHWINMKLVLETLIDRGHQVTVLVPSSSLYMNTNEPARFHYEPFNASFSLEALQKSLEEFLQFSLYEIDYISYWEIYIRFTDMMKNNLRFSIQYLDGVVKSEVVMKKLKGGNYDLLLADPIYPGSDLLADILGIPLVFSLRFSLVNNWERHCGQMPAPPSFVPGAMSKLTDKMDFSERVWNFLFYALQDIVIDQFSWKELDRYYSDVKGTPTSACELMSKADIWLIRTYWDFEFPRPFLPNFKYVGGIHCRPAKPLPEDLEEFVQSSGDDGIVIFTLGSVINNVTKEKANMIASGLAQIPQKVLWRYRGEKPETLGANTRIYDWIPQNDLLGHPKTRAFITHGGTNGIYEAIYHGVPMVGIPMFGDQPDNMVHMKAKGAAVILNVNFMATEDLRDAINTVINDISYKENAMRLSSIHHDRPMSALEEAVFWIEFTLRNKGAKHLRVQAHELTWYQYLSLDVLGFFLTVDLLLIFIFIKTCSFCLHRCFVRKGKTKRKAE
- the LOC134639118 gene encoding UDP-glucuronosyltransferase 2A2-like isoform X3, with amino-acid sequence MLLLPPTELAAHVLIVLFVLQRSPADYLPEASIAAGTPTSACELMSKADIWLIRTYWDFEFPRPFLPNFKYVGGIHCRPAKPLPEDLEEFVQSSGDDGIVIFTLGSVINNVTKEKANMIASGLAQIPQKVLWRYRGEKPETLGANTRIYDWIPQNDLLGHPKTRAFITHGGTNGIYEAIYHGVPMVGIPMFGDQPDNMVHMKAKGAAVILNVNFMATEDLRDAINTVINDISYKENAMRLSSIHHDRPMSALEEAVFWIEFTLRNKGAKHLRVQAHELTWYQYLSLDVLGFFLTVDLLLIFIFIKTCSFCLHRCFVRKGKTKRKAE